The following proteins are co-located in the Flectobacillus major DSM 103 genome:
- a CDS encoding alpha-N-acetylglucosaminidase encodes MMKKKIKLLIVMLLLSGSAMAQVDLAASKALIKRVLPKYAMAFEVASIPQENGKDVFEIENKGHKIVLRGSSGVSIASALNFYLNEYCHCQITWNGTNLNLPANLPKVQGKVHKNTSFEYRYYLNYCTFNYSMSWWDWARWEQEIDWMALHGINMPLAITGEEYTWYEVYKEMGFSDQDLASFFSGPAYFSWFWMGNLDAWGGPLPFSWMKSHKELQTKILARERALGMIPVLPAFTGHVPSAFKKKYPQAKLKATNWTNGFADTYILDSEDPLFAEIGKRFLQKQTALFGTNHFYSADTFNENEPPTDDPAFLSKLSARVYEGMKQADPQAVWVMQGWLFYSDRKFWKEPQIKALLDAVPNDKMLLLDLASEIEPVWKRTQAYYGKPWVWNMLHNFGGNVNLFGRIEGVANGPIDALDNPNKGNLKGIGLTMEAIEQNPVLYELTMRHVWESQPLDLDKWLDGYILNRYTKLTPKTQEVWQILKKTAYNGKEIRDGAESILTGRPTFDSAAKWTRTKLNYPPKELLPAWKLMVESTADCGKSDGFQYDLVDIARQVLANYALPLQKKWVVAYKNKDQAAFEKYSQEYLVLMDDLDQLLATRKDFLLGKWIADARRNGTTPAEKALYEQNARDLITLWGDENSPLHEYSNRQWSGLMSDFYKPRWQQFFAKVKTALTKGEEVNTEAFEKEISRWEWQWVTTQKSFPTQPTGNANLVAKALYDKYYQKIAAAYSK; translated from the coding sequence ATGATGAAAAAAAAGATAAAACTCTTGATAGTAATGCTATTGCTGTCGGGTTCGGCTATGGCACAGGTAGACTTGGCGGCCTCAAAAGCACTTATAAAACGTGTTTTGCCTAAATATGCTATGGCTTTTGAGGTAGCGAGTATTCCACAAGAAAATGGTAAAGATGTTTTTGAAATAGAAAATAAAGGACATAAAATTGTATTGCGTGGTAGCTCAGGCGTAAGTATTGCTTCGGCTCTCAACTTCTACTTAAATGAGTATTGTCACTGTCAGATAACTTGGAATGGTACAAATCTGAACTTACCCGCCAACTTACCTAAGGTTCAAGGAAAAGTACATAAAAACACTTCATTTGAATACCGCTATTATCTCAACTATTGTACCTTCAATTATAGCATGAGCTGGTGGGATTGGGCTCGTTGGGAACAAGAAATAGACTGGATGGCCTTACATGGTATCAATATGCCTTTGGCCATTACGGGCGAAGAATACACTTGGTACGAGGTTTATAAAGAAATGGGTTTCAGCGACCAAGATCTGGCTTCTTTTTTTAGTGGACCTGCCTATTTCTCGTGGTTCTGGATGGGTAATTTAGATGCTTGGGGCGGGCCACTTCCTTTTAGCTGGATGAAAAGCCACAAAGAACTACAAACCAAAATTTTGGCAAGAGAGCGTGCTTTGGGTATGATTCCTGTGTTGCCAGCTTTTACAGGTCATGTGCCTTCGGCTTTTAAAAAGAAATACCCACAAGCCAAACTCAAAGCAACCAATTGGACAAACGGTTTTGCCGATACGTATATTCTGGATTCTGAAGACCCCCTTTTTGCTGAAATCGGTAAGAGGTTTTTACAAAAACAAACTGCATTGTTTGGTACAAATCACTTTTATTCGGCCGATACTTTCAACGAAAACGAACCCCCAACCGACGACCCAGCTTTTTTGTCGAAACTGAGTGCAAGGGTATATGAAGGAATGAAACAAGCCGACCCGCAGGCGGTTTGGGTAATGCAGGGATGGCTTTTTTATAGCGATAGAAAATTCTGGAAAGAACCCCAAATCAAGGCTTTGCTCGATGCCGTACCAAACGACAAAATGCTCCTGCTCGACTTAGCTTCCGAAATAGAACCCGTTTGGAAAAGAACTCAAGCCTATTATGGTAAGCCGTGGGTCTGGAATATGCTCCATAATTTTGGGGGCAATGTAAACCTTTTTGGCAGAATCGAAGGGGTCGCCAATGGCCCTATCGATGCCCTCGATAATCCCAATAAAGGCAACCTAAAAGGAATAGGCTTGACCATGGAGGCTATCGAACAAAACCCTGTATTATACGAGCTAACAATGCGTCATGTTTGGGAAAGCCAACCTCTTGATTTAGACAAATGGCTAGATGGTTATATCTTGAATCGCTATACCAAACTAACACCTAAGACACAGGAAGTTTGGCAGATATTAAAGAAAACTGCCTATAATGGTAAAGAAATCCGAGACGGAGCGGAGTCTATCCTTACTGGAAGGCCAACTTTTGATTCGGCTGCAAAATGGACACGTACAAAACTCAATTATCCTCCTAAAGAGCTATTGCCTGCTTGGAAATTAATGGTCGAGTCTACTGCCGATTGTGGTAAAAGCGATGGTTTTCAGTACGATCTGGTCGATATTGCCCGTCAGGTTTTGGCTAATTATGCTTTGCCTTTACAAAAAAAATGGGTTGTTGCCTACAAAAACAAAGACCAAGCTGCCTTTGAAAAATATAGCCAAGAATATTTGGTGCTGATGGATGATTTAGACCAACTATTGGCTACTCGCAAAGACTTTTTGCTAGGAAAATGGATTGCTGATGCTCGCCGAAATGGTACAACACCAGCAGAAAAAGCCTTATACGAGCAAAATGCTAGAGATTTAATAACCCTATGGGGCGACGAAAATAGCCCGTTGCACGAATATTCAAACCGCCAGTGGAGTGGCCTAATGAGCGATTTTTATAAGCCTCGCTGGCAACAGTTTTTTGCAAAAGTAAAAACGGCTTTGACCAAAGGCGAAGAAGTGAATACCGAAGCTTTCGAGAAGGAAATTAGTCGGTGGGAATGGCAATGGGTAACTACCCAAAAAAGCTTTCCAACACAACCTACTGGTAATGCCAACCTTGTAGCCAAAGCACTTTACGACAAATACTATCAAAAAATAGCAGCAGCATACTCAAAATAA
- a CDS encoding GH92 family glycosyl hydrolase has product MIDKKILLVLLLPLGSFAQKKPMDYVNPLVGSAPSTTKSAQKHSEAGSETKGQIVPAIGVPQGMTTWTPQTRATEQKCIPPFYYNDTKIQGFRGTHWMNGSCVQDYGSLTVMPMSGHLQTDPVKRGESFDRKKEIVKPSYYKVELIESKIKAEMTATCRSGFLKFTFNSTNDNYVLIEPNSDEGEGFIQIFPEKKEIVGYNPVHRIYQGLGQPAGFSGYFVVKFEQDFQDFGTWLNDAISPKSTAVQGTGKKEKVGAFLKFNTQSVKVKIGTSFSSIAGARKNLDTEITDWDFEKVQTNTANIWNQSLGKITLKGREDDKQLFYTALYHAKLTPRVFSDIDGAYPQFAGGAKIEYAQGFDYYEDYNLWDTYRAVHPLHTLLEPRQTADMMQSLVKKAEQGTWLPTFPCWNHYTAAMIGDHAIAAIGDAYLKGIKGFDINTAYIYMRKNAFDVNTNAKSYEEGKGRRALASYLQYNYIPLEDSVWQAFHKREQVSRTLEYAYDDFVLGQVAQKLGKQSDYLALNARAQNYKNVIEPMSGYARGRYANGKWLEKSDPFAQRASFITEGSPAQYTFYVPHDVQGLINHIGGKKRFIEKLDTLFEQGYYWHGNEPNNQIAYLYPYAGQAWKTQKQIREIIREEYDTSAGGLSGNEDGGQMSAWLVFSMMGYYPVCPGTPNYVLGSPLFDEISLSLPNGKKFTIKTIGNTENAPYIQSATLNGVPYNKYLLTHQQILQGGTLVFKMGTKPNEKWGK; this is encoded by the coding sequence ATGATTGATAAAAAAATTCTTCTCGTTTTGTTACTTCCTTTAGGGAGTTTTGCCCAAAAAAAACCAATGGATTATGTCAATCCATTGGTAGGGTCTGCCCCAAGCACTACAAAAAGTGCACAGAAACACAGCGAAGCTGGTTCTGAAACCAAGGGGCAAATTGTTCCAGCTATCGGTGTACCACAAGGTATGACCACTTGGACACCTCAAACCCGTGCTACCGAACAAAAATGTATTCCTCCTTTTTATTATAACGATACCAAAATTCAGGGTTTTCGAGGCACTCACTGGATGAATGGTAGTTGTGTCCAAGATTATGGAAGCCTCACGGTTATGCCAATGTCGGGGCATTTACAAACTGACCCCGTAAAAAGAGGTGAAAGTTTTGATAGAAAAAAAGAAATCGTAAAACCTTCATATTATAAAGTAGAGCTAATAGAAAGCAAAATCAAAGCCGAAATGACCGCTACTTGTCGTTCTGGGTTTTTAAAATTCACCTTCAATAGTACCAACGACAACTATGTGTTAATAGAACCTAATTCAGACGAAGGAGAAGGTTTTATTCAGATTTTTCCAGAAAAAAAAGAAATAGTAGGCTATAACCCTGTTCACAGAATTTACCAAGGTTTGGGACAACCCGCAGGATTTAGTGGCTATTTTGTTGTAAAATTTGAACAGGATTTTCAAGATTTTGGTACTTGGCTCAACGACGCTATCTCTCCAAAGTCGACAGCCGTACAAGGTACTGGCAAAAAAGAAAAAGTAGGAGCATTCCTAAAATTTAATACTCAATCAGTAAAAGTAAAAATAGGAACATCGTTTTCAAGTATAGCAGGAGCTCGAAAAAATCTGGATACTGAAATTACCGATTGGGATTTTGAAAAAGTCCAAACCAATACAGCCAATATTTGGAATCAATCTTTAGGCAAAATTACTCTAAAAGGCCGTGAAGACGACAAGCAACTATTTTATACCGCCTTGTACCATGCCAAGCTTACGCCAAGGGTATTCTCAGATATTGACGGGGCTTATCCGCAGTTTGCAGGTGGGGCCAAAATAGAATATGCCCAAGGATTTGATTATTATGAAGACTACAACCTATGGGATACCTATCGGGCGGTACACCCTTTACATACCTTATTAGAACCTCGACAAACTGCCGATATGATGCAGTCGTTGGTCAAAAAGGCCGAGCAAGGTACGTGGCTACCGACTTTTCCATGCTGGAACCATTATACCGCCGCTATGATAGGCGACCACGCTATTGCAGCCATTGGCGATGCCTATTTGAAAGGTATCAAAGGCTTTGATATTAATACAGCGTATATATATATGCGTAAGAATGCCTTTGATGTAAATACCAATGCCAAAAGCTACGAAGAGGGCAAAGGTCGTCGGGCTTTGGCATCGTATTTACAGTACAATTATATTCCTTTAGAAGATTCTGTTTGGCAAGCATTTCATAAACGAGAGCAAGTATCTCGTACCTTAGAGTATGCCTACGACGATTTTGTATTAGGACAAGTTGCCCAAAAATTAGGTAAACAAAGCGACTATCTAGCCTTAAATGCAAGAGCACAAAACTACAAAAATGTAATAGAACCCATGAGTGGTTATGCCAGAGGACGCTACGCCAATGGCAAATGGCTCGAAAAGTCTGACCCATTTGCCCAACGAGCTAGCTTTATTACCGAAGGCTCGCCTGCACAATATACTTTTTATGTACCACACGATGTACAAGGACTTATCAATCATATTGGCGGAAAAAAACGATTTATAGAAAAACTCGATACTTTATTCGAGCAAGGGTATTACTGGCATGGCAACGAACCCAACAACCAAATTGCCTATTTGTACCCTTATGCTGGCCAAGCTTGGAAAACCCAAAAGCAGATTCGTGAAATTATTAGAGAAGAATACGATACTTCGGCAGGTGGTTTGAGCGGCAATGAGGACGGCGGACAAATGTCTGCTTGGCTTGTATTTAGTATGATGGGCTATTATCCTGTTTGCCCAGGTACGCCCAATTATGTATTAGGCAGTCCTTTATTTGATGAAATAAGTTTGTCGTTGCCCAATGGTAAAAAGTTTACGATAAAGACAATCGGCAATACCGAAAATGCCCCTTATATACAATCTGCTACCCTCAACGGAGTCCCATATAATAAGTATTTGCTCACACATCAGCAAATATTACAAGGAGGTACGCTCGTCTTCAAAATGGGAACTAAACCTAATGAAAAGTGGGGAAAATAA
- a CDS encoding VOC family protein has product MNQRIAHIALVVDDYDDAIQFYTQKLKFDLVEDTPLSATKRWVRVKPKGDSDFCLLLAKADSEEQLSRVGNQTGGRVFLFMFTDNFQRDYDAMVLEGINFIRPPRKEAYGTVAVFEDLYGNLWDIIEPVV; this is encoded by the coding sequence ATGAACCAACGGATTGCTCATATTGCATTGGTAGTAGATGATTACGACGATGCGATTCAATTTTATACCCAAAAACTCAAATTTGATTTGGTAGAAGATACACCATTGAGTGCCACCAAACGATGGGTACGTGTCAAGCCCAAAGGCGATTCCGATTTCTGTTTGTTGTTGGCCAAAGCCGATAGCGAAGAGCAATTGAGTAGAGTCGGTAATCAAACGGGCGGACGAGTATTTCTTTTTATGTTTACCGACAACTTTCAGCGAGACTACGATGCTATGGTCTTGGAAGGGATTAATTTTATTCGCCCACCTCGCAAAGAAGCCTATGGAACGGTAGCCGTTTTTGAGGATTTGTACGGTAATCTCTGGGATATTATCGAGCCAGTTGTATGA
- a CDS encoding TetR/AcrR family transcriptional regulator: MRVRDENKEALVKEQALALLVELGFTGFSMHKLAKAAQVSPATLYIYYKDKDDLIIQLGIEAGKKMTEATFENFSPDMPFEEGLWVQWKNRSKYWLENPIATAFHEQLKHSPFRPRIQETIAPNFKNIMGQFIKNAIDNRELLPLPLEVFWTVAYAPLFQLIKFHQEGQSIGERAFSLSEPIMRQTFELVIKALKP, translated from the coding sequence ATGAGAGTCAGAGATGAAAATAAAGAAGCCTTAGTAAAAGAACAAGCTTTAGCATTGTTGGTAGAGTTAGGTTTTACGGGGTTCAGTATGCACAAGCTTGCCAAAGCGGCACAGGTTTCGCCTGCTACTTTATACATTTATTATAAAGACAAAGACGATTTGATTATACAGCTAGGCATAGAAGCGGGCAAAAAAATGACGGAAGCTACCTTTGAAAACTTTTCTCCAGATATGCCATTTGAAGAGGGGCTTTGGGTTCAGTGGAAAAACAGATCGAAATACTGGCTCGAAAACCCTATTGCAACAGCTTTTCATGAACAACTTAAACATTCCCCTTTTCGGCCAAGAATTCAAGAAACCATTGCTCCAAATTTTAAAAATATTATGGGACAATTTATCAAAAATGCCATTGACAACCGTGAGTTACTGCCCCTTCCCTTAGAAGTTTTCTGGACGGTTGCGTATGCTCCTCTTTTTCAGCTTATTAAATTTCACCAAGAAGGACAAAGTATTGGCGAGCGGGCATTTTCGCTGAGTGAGCCTATAATGCGTCAGACTTTTGAATTGGTTATCAAAGCCCTTAAACCCTAA
- a CDS encoding putative oxidoreductase C-terminal domain-containing protein, with product MKTRFLIALASQLALFSAVHAQQKSDEIRIVTLDPGHFHAALVQKNMYPQVSSKVHVYAPQGADLQMHLGRIQAYNQRAENPTKWEEVVYSSPDFFEKMVQEKAGNVVVMAGNNLKKTEYIKKAVDAGFNVLADKPMVIDAARFGLLKQAFEIAAKKKVLLYDIMTERSEITTILQRELSMLSSVFGVLEKGTPSNPAVTKESVHHFYKYVSGSVLTRPAWFMDVAQQGEGIVDVNTHLVDLIQWECFPEQIIDYQKDIKLQSASRWATDISLSQFKAITKLPDFPAYLHKDVVNDTLLKVYSNGEINYTIKGVHAKASVIWAYKAPEGGGDTHYSIMRGTKANIIIRQGAEQAYKPALYIEPIQESKLYQTQLEAAFAKVQKKFPGVTLKKITKGWEVEIPEKYKDGHEAHFGLVMARYLEYLKKGALPKWEVPNMLAKYYTTTQALELAKTKGK from the coding sequence ATGAAAACTAGATTTTTGATTGCTTTAGCATCACAATTGGCCTTGTTTTCGGCTGTACACGCACAACAAAAATCCGATGAAATTCGGATAGTAACCCTTGATCCTGGGCATTTTCATGCGGCGTTGGTTCAGAAAAACATGTACCCACAGGTAAGTTCTAAAGTACATGTATATGCCCCTCAAGGAGCTGATTTACAGATGCACCTTGGGCGTATTCAAGCTTACAACCAACGAGCCGAAAACCCTACCAAGTGGGAAGAAGTTGTGTATTCATCGCCAGATTTTTTTGAAAAAATGGTACAGGAAAAAGCCGGTAATGTTGTTGTAATGGCAGGTAATAACCTAAAGAAAACCGAATATATAAAAAAAGCAGTAGATGCTGGTTTTAATGTATTGGCCGATAAACCTATGGTAATAGATGCCGCTCGTTTTGGACTACTCAAACAAGCTTTTGAAATAGCCGCTAAAAAGAAAGTCTTGCTTTATGATATTATGACCGAGCGGTCAGAAATTACGACCATTTTGCAAAGAGAACTTTCTATGCTTTCTTCGGTTTTTGGTGTTTTAGAAAAAGGAACACCCAGTAATCCTGCTGTAACCAAAGAAAGCGTTCACCACTTTTACAAATATGTATCTGGAAGTGTGCTTACTCGTCCAGCGTGGTTTATGGATGTAGCCCAACAAGGCGAAGGTATTGTTGATGTAAATACACACCTTGTTGATTTGATTCAGTGGGAGTGTTTCCCTGAGCAAATTATTGATTATCAAAAAGATATTAAGCTACAATCGGCTAGCCGTTGGGCAACCGACATAAGCCTGAGCCAATTTAAGGCTATTACCAAACTTCCCGATTTTCCTGCCTATTTGCACAAAGATGTTGTAAACGATACGCTGCTTAAAGTGTATTCAAATGGTGAAATCAATTATACCATCAAAGGAGTACATGCCAAAGCGTCGGTAATTTGGGCATACAAAGCTCCAGAAGGCGGTGGCGATACCCATTATTCTATTATGCGAGGAACAAAAGCCAACATTATTATTCGTCAAGGAGCAGAGCAAGCCTATAAACCAGCGTTGTATATCGAGCCTATTCAGGAGAGTAAGCTTTATCAAACACAATTAGAAGCGGCATTTGCCAAAGTACAAAAGAAGTTTCCAGGTGTTACACTCAAGAAAATCACTAAAGGTTGGGAAGTAGAAATCCCTGAAAAGTACAAAGATGGTCATGAAGCTCATTTTGGACTAGTGATGGCTCGCTATCTGGAATACCTCAAAAAAGGAGCTTTGCCCAAATGGGAAGTACCCAATATGCTTGCCAAATATTATACAACTACCCAAGCTTTAGAATTAGCCAAAACAAAGGGAAAGTAA
- a CDS encoding acyltransferase family protein: MKNTTNSSRLSSLDALRGFDMFWIIGGEGLIHEWAKASNNGMLNWMSGQLHHSDWNGFTFYDLIFPLFIFIAGVSMPYSIGNQLAKFSQGNPQNIKWQIAKSLIRRALILLFLGMVVNGLFKWQGYENTRLASVLGRIALACLLAGIIFLYTNLKTQIGLFVGILVGYWLVMALVPVPNFGAGVFTKEGNLAAYIDRLFLPGKLHRKVYDPEGLLSTIPAVCNVLLGIFVGQFLRWQNTQWTNLKKIAVMLLAGCVLIVLALFWNTVFPINKIMWTSSFVLCTGGFSLFLMAFFYGIIDVLGYKIWAMPLVWIGMNSITIYLAAHGLFNFESTALYLFGGIIQKMTIAWQPVGLAWGIVIVQIGFMCFLYKQKWFLKV; the protein is encoded by the coding sequence ATGAAAAACACAACAAATTCATCAAGACTATCATCATTAGACGCACTTCGGGGCTTTGATATGTTTTGGATTATTGGAGGTGAAGGGCTTATTCATGAATGGGCAAAAGCGTCTAACAACGGTATGCTCAATTGGATGTCGGGCCAATTGCACCATTCAGACTGGAACGGATTTACATTTTATGACTTAATTTTTCCCCTTTTTATTTTTATTGCAGGTGTCTCTATGCCCTACAGTATTGGTAATCAGCTTGCCAAATTTTCGCAAGGCAATCCCCAAAATATTAAATGGCAAATAGCCAAAAGCCTAATAAGAAGGGCATTGATATTGCTATTTTTGGGGATGGTTGTCAATGGTCTGTTCAAGTGGCAGGGCTACGAAAATACCCGATTGGCCAGTGTTTTGGGACGAATAGCCTTGGCATGTTTGTTGGCAGGCATCATATTTCTTTATACCAACCTCAAAACCCAAATTGGTCTTTTTGTGGGTATTCTAGTGGGTTACTGGCTAGTGATGGCGTTGGTTCCAGTTCCCAATTTCGGAGCAGGTGTTTTTACCAAAGAAGGTAACCTTGCCGCCTATATCGACCGTCTGTTTTTACCTGGCAAACTTCACCGAAAAGTGTATGACCCCGAAGGCCTCTTGTCTACTATTCCGGCGGTATGCAATGTGCTTTTGGGCATCTTTGTAGGGCAGTTTTTGCGTTGGCAAAATACCCAATGGACAAACCTCAAAAAAATTGCAGTAATGCTTTTGGCGGGTTGTGTGCTAATTGTACTGGCATTGTTTTGGAATACTGTTTTTCCTATCAACAAAATTATGTGGACAAGCTCATTTGTGCTTTGTACAGGTGGGTTTAGTTTGTTTTTAATGGCTTTTTTCTACGGCATAATAGATGTTTTGGGTTATAAAATATGGGCAATGCCTTTGGTTTGGATAGGGATGAACTCTATCACTATTTACTTGGCTGCACATGGCCTATTCAATTTTGAGTCTACAGCCTTGTATCTTTTTGGAGGAATAATTCAAAAAATGACAATAGCTTGGCAACCCGTTGGATTGGCTTGGGGTATTGTAATTGTACAAATAGGATTTATGTGTTTTTTGTATAAACAAAAATGGTTTTTGAAAGTGTAA
- a CDS encoding Gfo/Idh/MocA family protein gives MNNNRRDFIKNSLSSAAGIVVAGGVTQDALADFSKSYKNIYLKTNKLAEPRIKFAVIGMNHGHIYGQVEAVIRGGGQLVSFYAKEADLVSAFAKKYPQAKQALSENEILEDKSIQLVLSSAIANERAPLGIRVMKHGKDFMADKPGITTLEQLSEVRKVQKETKRIYSIMFSERFENRATVKAGELVKAGAIGKVVQTIGLGPHKMNAPTRPAWFFNKEQFGGIICDIASHQCDQFLFFTGSTQAEVVTSQIGNVNHPQYPQFEDFGDLILKGNGGTGYIRVDWFSPDGLKTWGDGRLTILGTEGYIEIRKNIDIAGREGGNHLFLVNQKDTQYIDCSQVVLPYGTLLVDDVLNRTETAMPQAHCFLATELAIKAQKNAKKI, from the coding sequence ATGAATAATAATAGAAGAGATTTTATCAAAAACTCCCTGAGCTCGGCGGCAGGGATAGTAGTTGCAGGAGGAGTAACTCAAGATGCTCTGGCGGACTTCTCAAAAAGTTATAAAAATATATACCTGAAAACCAATAAATTAGCTGAGCCACGTATCAAGTTTGCTGTAATTGGCATGAACCACGGGCATATTTATGGACAGGTAGAAGCCGTTATTAGAGGAGGAGGGCAGTTGGTATCTTTTTATGCCAAAGAAGCTGATTTGGTATCGGCTTTTGCCAAAAAATATCCGCAAGCCAAACAGGCTTTATCCGAAAACGAAATACTCGAAGACAAATCTATTCAACTTGTGTTAAGTTCGGCTATTGCCAATGAACGAGCTCCGTTGGGTATTCGGGTAATGAAGCATGGCAAAGATTTTATGGCCGACAAGCCCGGAATTACTACATTAGAGCAACTGAGCGAAGTAAGAAAAGTACAAAAAGAAACCAAACGTATTTACTCTATCATGTTTAGCGAACGCTTTGAAAACCGAGCTACTGTAAAAGCTGGCGAGTTGGTAAAAGCGGGTGCTATAGGTAAGGTTGTACAAACTATCGGGCTAGGGCCACACAAAATGAATGCCCCGACTCGCCCTGCATGGTTTTTTAATAAAGAACAATTTGGTGGAATTATTTGTGATATAGCCTCGCACCAGTGCGACCAGTTTTTGTTTTTTACGGGTTCGACACAAGCCGAGGTAGTAACCTCCCAAATAGGTAATGTTAATCATCCTCAATATCCACAGTTTGAGGATTTTGGCGATTTAATACTCAAAGGTAATGGTGGTACGGGCTATATTCGGGTAGACTGGTTTTCGCCCGACGGGCTCAAAACTTGGGGAGATGGTCGCCTAACTATTTTAGGAACAGAAGGATATATCGAGATTCGGAAAAATATAGATATTGCAGGGCGAGAAGGAGGCAACCATTTATTCTTGGTAAACCAAAAGGATACTCAATATATCGATTGTAGTCAAGTGGTATTGCCGTATGGAACTTTGTTGGTTGATGATGTGCTGAACAGAACCGAAACCGCTATGCCACAGGCTCATTGTTTTCTGGCTACCGAATTAGCTATTAAAGCCCAAAAAAATGCCAAGAAAATATAG
- a CDS encoding Gfo/Idh/MocA family protein — MTLEKKESVSRRAFLDLSLKSSLATAAFAGGFPSIVPASVFGKNAPSNRINIAAIGTGRISRGHDMPGVWKYDNALIMAVCDVDSNRANAAKQLVNEYYTKKTGKDYDGVKVYTDYRELLNNKDIDAVLVSTPDHWHAPIVINSVRAGKDVYMQKPASLTIEEGRKMADAVKKSGRIVQVGSQQRSMSQFRYAAELVRNGRIGQLKTVYVGLPGDPSGDTELEMPIPKNLNYDMWLGTTPEVYYTEKRVHPHVGFDRPGWLRCEQFGAGMITGWGSHHIDCAHWAMNTEHTGPVEIWGRADFPKSGLWNVHGIFRTEAQYANGVRMIVTNEIANGIRFEGTEGWIFVSRGDASVTTSDPIAKQNAAKALDASNPKIIQSEIGANEIHLTVSKDHHGNWLESIVSKKDPIAPAEVGHRSCTTCLLHHAAMKLQRKLFWNPEKELFINDIEANKLLSRPQRAEYAVR; from the coding sequence ATGACACTCGAAAAAAAAGAAAGTGTAAGCAGAAGAGCATTTTTAGACCTTTCACTGAAAAGCTCGCTTGCTACAGCGGCATTTGCTGGTGGTTTTCCAAGTATTGTTCCTGCATCTGTTTTTGGGAAAAATGCACCTAGCAACCGTATCAATATTGCAGCAATTGGTACTGGTCGCATTTCCAGAGGCCACGATATGCCTGGGGTTTGGAAATATGACAATGCTTTGATTATGGCCGTTTGTGATGTCGACTCCAATAGGGCTAATGCTGCCAAACAACTTGTAAATGAGTATTATACCAAAAAAACAGGTAAAGATTACGACGGTGTAAAAGTATATACCGACTATCGTGAGCTGTTGAACAACAAAGATATAGATGCTGTGCTGGTGAGTACGCCCGACCACTGGCATGCTCCTATTGTTATTAATTCAGTACGAGCAGGCAAGGATGTATACATGCAAAAACCTGCTTCGCTAACTATTGAAGAAGGTAGAAAAATGGCCGATGCCGTAAAAAAATCTGGTCGAATAGTACAAGTGGGAAGCCAACAAAGGTCGATGTCGCAATTTAGATACGCGGCCGAATTGGTACGGAATGGGCGGATTGGGCAACTCAAAACCGTGTATGTAGGCTTGCCAGGCGACCCCTCGGGCGATACCGAGCTAGAAATGCCTATTCCTAAAAACCTTAATTATGATATGTGGTTGGGTACAACGCCCGAAGTCTATTATACCGAAAAAAGGGTACATCCTCATGTGGGTTTTGACCGTCCAGGCTGGCTGCGTTGCGAGCAGTTTGGGGCAGGTATGATTACTGGCTGGGGTTCGCATCATATTGATTGTGCCCATTGGGCCATGAATACCGAGCATACTGGGCCAGTAGAGATTTGGGGAAGGGCCGATTTTCCTAAAAGTGGTCTTTGGAATGTTCATGGAATTTTTAGGACGGAAGCACAATATGCCAACGGGGTTCGTATGATTGTTACCAATGAAATAGCCAACGGTATTAGGTTTGAAGGAACAGAAGGCTGGATTTTTGTTTCTCGTGGAGACGCTTCGGTAACTACCAGTGACCCTATTGCCAAACAAAATGCAGCCAAAGCCTTGGATGCCAGTAATCCGAAGATTATTCAATCTGAAATAGGGGCAAACGAAATACATTTAACCGTTAGTAAAGACCATCATGGCAATTGGTTAGAAAGTATTGTTAGTAAAAAAGATCCAATTGCTCCTGCCGAAGTAGGACACCGTTCTTGTACAACGTGTTTGTTGCATCATGCGGCCATGAAACTACAACGGAAATTATTTTGGAATCCTGAAAAGGAACTTTTTATCAACGATATTGAAGCTAACAAGTTATTATCTCGCCCACAAAGAGCCGAATACGCCGTGCGGTAG